A DNA window from Maribellus comscasis contains the following coding sequences:
- a CDS encoding RagB/SusD family nutrient uptake outer membrane protein, translating to MRRVIIYPIISLALLFAISCENVLEQDPVDSISEEAIFTDMNLLEAYLQRCYDYIGGDENYLLGMREDLLASATDECLCIHRPSGYTFVKGTLTPDEMGHFGNWRFNWIQWDYMYSNIKNVNVLLANIDDVPIETSSDEELIAQYKAEGYFIRAFVYTNLLRSYGGLALISDPFELDDDFLSVERSSIEATMDFILEDIENAIAGLPEKDGIDQGRATKGAAAALKSRLLSFCAGELTNGGYESSNELVSFQGSQRTELLTKAKNAAKAIMDGDYGSYALTGSTNDPPSEMTDADVEEYADNYYNLFIQKGEWDDEVIWGIQYLQASGSTVNTNKWNGPNGYHNWGNNNPTEPAVRRFEMADGSEFVWDKYDSGNETTRDFSAAELEEDPERNPFVGREPRFYATVLYNGAGWQARPTDMAASDPYNQIQSGYYVSNSDTTAGIDTRQTDIEAWNGTKTGYYMKKLMDINTEGQYYNTEHAWLEFRYAEVVLDYAEACIELGGDDLQNGLDALNTVRNRAGLPDRVTTDQEQAREWYRHERQIEFYGEGDRWYMIRKWMIADEVIENISPMKIYQNDDGSIKWYYDTSTTQDARTWNESAYWLPLSRDEMNKAPQLQQNPGYN from the coding sequence ATGAGAAGAGTTATTATATACCCGATAATATCGCTGGCATTACTATTCGCGATATCCTGTGAAAATGTTCTTGAACAAGACCCTGTCGATTCGATCAGTGAAGAGGCCATTTTTACCGACATGAACCTGCTGGAAGCATATCTGCAAAGATGTTACGATTATATTGGCGGTGATGAAAACTATCTTTTGGGAATGCGCGAAGACCTTCTTGCGTCGGCGACCGATGAATGTTTATGTATTCACCGACCCAGTGGTTACACCTTTGTAAAGGGCACGTTAACTCCTGATGAGATGGGACACTTCGGGAACTGGCGCTTTAACTGGATTCAGTGGGATTATATGTATTCCAATATAAAGAATGTAAATGTTTTACTGGCTAATATTGATGATGTTCCGATTGAAACGAGTAGCGATGAAGAACTGATTGCCCAATACAAAGCAGAAGGCTATTTTATAAGAGCTTTTGTTTATACAAACCTGTTGCGTTCCTACGGCGGGTTGGCATTGATCAGTGACCCGTTTGAACTGGATGATGATTTTCTTTCGGTTGAGAGATCTTCAATTGAAGCAACAATGGATTTTATACTTGAAGACATCGAAAATGCAATAGCGGGGCTCCCCGAAAAAGATGGTATCGACCAGGGAAGGGCAACAAAAGGAGCGGCTGCGGCCTTAAAATCAAGGTTACTTAGTTTCTGTGCCGGAGAACTCACCAATGGAGGCTACGAATCATCAAATGAACTGGTATCTTTCCAGGGGAGCCAGAGAACCGAGCTTTTGACAAAAGCGAAGAATGCAGCAAAAGCAATTATGGATGGAGATTATGGCAGTTATGCTTTAACCGGCAGCACCAACGACCCTCCATCTGAAATGACCGACGCTGATGTGGAAGAATATGCTGACAATTACTACAACCTTTTTATTCAAAAAGGGGAATGGGACGACGAAGTCATTTGGGGAATTCAATATCTGCAAGCTTCAGGTAGTACCGTAAATACAAATAAATGGAATGGCCCTAACGGTTATCATAACTGGGGAAATAACAATCCAACAGAACCTGCTGTTCGTAGATTTGAGATGGCTGACGGCAGTGAGTTTGTTTGGGATAAATACGATTCGGGAAACGAGACAACAAGAGATTTTTCTGCCGCTGAGCTGGAAGAAGACCCGGAAAGAAATCCTTTTGTAGGACGCGAGCCTCGTTTCTATGCAACCGTTTTATATAATGGTGCCGGCTGGCAAGCTCGTCCAACAGACATGGCTGCCAGCGATCCTTACAATCAGATACAATCGGGGTATTATGTCTCAAACAGTGATACGACAGCGGGAATAGATACCCGCCAAACTGATATTGAAGCATGGAATGGCACAAAAACCGGATACTACATGAAAAAACTCATGGATATTAACACGGAGGGCCAGTACTATAATACAGAGCATGCCTGGCTGGAATTCAGGTATGCCGAAGTTGTACTCGACTATGCCGAAGCTTGTATCGAATTGGGCGGAGATGACCTCCAGAATGGACTCGATGCTTTAAATACGGTTCGCAACCGTGCGGGGCTGCCCGACCGGGTTACTACCGATCAGGAACAAGCCAGGGAGTGGTACCGCCATGAAAGGCAAATTGAATTTTATGGAGAGGGAGACCGCTGGTACATGATTCGCAAATGGATGATTGCGGATGAAGTGATTGAAAACATAAGCCCAATGAAGATTTATCAAAACGACGACGGTAGTATAAAATGGTACTATGATACATCTACAACTCAGGATGCAAGAACCTGGAATGAAAGTGCATACTGGCTGCCACTGTCAAGAGACGAGATGAATAAGGC